A region from the Pseudonocardia petroleophila genome encodes:
- a CDS encoding YiaA/YiaB family inner membrane protein, with protein sequence MTSTPPPVSPTSAAFHIQAVLSFGISLTAVAVAVVYLPADGWVRAFLGLGILYVTTSAFTLAKTIRDRQEVSTVVTRVDQARMDKLLAEHDPYAVR encoded by the coding sequence ATGACCTCGACACCCCCGCCCGTCTCGCCCACCTCCGCCGCTTTCCACATCCAGGCGGTCCTGTCCTTCGGGATCTCGCTCACCGCGGTCGCCGTCGCCGTGGTCTACCTGCCGGCCGACGGCTGGGTCCGCGCGTTCCTCGGGCTCGGCATCCTCTACGTCACGACCTCGGCGTTCACCCTCGCCAAGACGATCCGCGACCGCCAGGAGGTGAGCACCGTCGTCACCCGCGTCGACCAGGCGCGCATGGACAAGCTGCTCGCCGAGCACGACCCCTACGCGGTGCGCTGA
- a CDS encoding MerR family transcriptional regulator: MDNPPSGKPEQGELFPDPLLGAGLDGMPDQLVGFRGPTACQVVGITYRQLDYWARTGLVMPSIRGAAGSGSQRLYSFKDVLVLKVVKRLLDAGVSLQNIRVAVEHLRRRGIRDLAGITLFSDGTTVYECSSPEEVVDLLQGGQGVFGIAVSGAMREISGSIKDFPVERADGGSVDETPEDELSRRRARRAIS; this comes from the coding sequence GTGGACAACCCGCCGTCGGGTAAGCCCGAGCAGGGTGAGCTCTTCCCCGACCCACTCCTGGGTGCCGGGCTCGACGGGATGCCGGACCAGCTCGTCGGCTTCCGCGGGCCCACCGCGTGCCAGGTCGTCGGCATCACCTACCGCCAGCTCGACTACTGGGCGCGCACCGGCCTGGTCATGCCCTCGATACGGGGCGCGGCCGGCTCGGGATCGCAGCGCCTGTACTCGTTCAAGGACGTGCTGGTCCTCAAGGTGGTCAAGCGCCTGCTCGACGCGGGGGTGTCGCTGCAGAACATCCGCGTGGCGGTGGAGCACCTGCGCCGCCGCGGGATACGGGACCTCGCCGGCATCACGCTGTTCTCCGACGGCACCACGGTGTACGAGTGCAGCTCGCCGGAGGAGGTCGTCGACCTGCTGCAGGGCGGCCAGGGCGTCTTCGGCATCGCCGTCTCCGGCGCGATGCGCGAGATCAGCGGCTCCATCAAGGACTTCCCGGTCGAGCGCGCCGACGGCGGCAGCGTCGACGAGACGCCCGAGGACGAGCTGTCCCGCCGCCGCGCCCGCCGCGCCATCTCCTGA
- a CDS encoding bifunctional nuclease family protein, translated as MSEMRVVGVRVELPANQPILLLRETSGDRYLPIWIGSVEATAIALEQQGVKPARPLTHDLLKDVISSLGRRLEQVRITDLQEGTFYAELIFDGGITVSARPSDSVALALRIGVPIHAEESVLAEAGLVIPDEQEDEVEKFREFLDSISPEDFRGAQP; from the coding sequence ATGAGTGAGATGCGCGTCGTGGGAGTCCGAGTTGAACTCCCCGCGAACCAGCCCATCCTCCTGTTGCGGGAGACCAGCGGTGACCGCTACCTGCCGATCTGGATCGGGTCGGTGGAGGCCACGGCGATCGCCCTGGAGCAGCAGGGGGTCAAGCCGGCCCGGCCGTTGACCCACGATCTCCTCAAGGACGTGATCTCCTCGCTCGGGCGTCGCCTCGAGCAGGTGCGGATCACCGATCTGCAGGAGGGCACCTTCTACGCCGAGCTGATCTTCGACGGCGGCATCACGGTGTCGGCGCGGCCGAGCGACTCGGTGGCGCTGGCCCTGCGGATCGGGGTCCCGATCCACGCCGAGGAGAGCGTGCTCGCCGAGGCGGGCCTCGTGATCCCCGACGAGCAGGAGGACGAGGTCGAGAAGTTCCGCGAGTTCCTCGACTCCATCTCGCCGGAGGACTTCCGCGGCGCCCAGCCCTGA
- the garA gene encoding glycogen accumulation regulator GarA, with product MTTNDGPGVPPERAPEMTSVFRADFLADAEPPAQDQPISGVDALPAGAALLVVKRGPNAGSRFLLDRVSTSAGRHPDSDIFLDDVTVSRRHAEFRRDSGEFVVVDVGSLNGTYVNREPVDTAVLANGDEVQIGKFRLVFLTGPQEPGTE from the coding sequence GTGACCACGAACGACGGGCCAGGCGTACCGCCGGAGCGCGCCCCCGAGATGACGTCGGTCTTCCGGGCCGACTTCCTCGCCGACGCCGAGCCGCCCGCTCAGGACCAGCCGATCTCCGGCGTCGACGCGCTTCCCGCTGGGGCCGCCCTCCTGGTGGTCAAGCGCGGCCCGAACGCCGGCTCCCGGTTCCTGCTCGACCGCGTCTCCACGAGCGCGGGACGGCACCCGGACAGCGACATCTTCCTCGACGACGTCACCGTCTCGCGTCGCCACGCGGAGTTCCGCCGCGACTCGGGCGAGTTCGTCGTCGTCGACGTCGGCAGCCTGAACGGCACCTACGTCAACCGCGAGCCGGTCGACACCGCGGTGCTCGCGAACGGCGACGAGGTCCAGATCGGGAAGTTCCGCCTCGTCTTCCTCACCGGACCGCAGGAGCCCGGCACCGAGTGA
- the gcvH gene encoding glycine cleavage system protein GcvH: MIPDDLRYTEAHEWVRELGDGVVRIGITDHAQNQLGDVVFVQLPDVGASVAAGASVGEVESTKSVSDIYSPLTGEVVAVNEALADSPELVNSGPYEAGWMIDLRVTDGGLDALLDAAAYAELTGA, from the coding sequence GTGATTCCCGACGATCTCCGGTACACCGAGGCGCACGAGTGGGTGCGGGAGCTGGGCGACGGCGTCGTCCGCATCGGTATCACCGACCACGCCCAGAACCAGCTCGGTGACGTCGTCTTCGTCCAGCTGCCCGACGTCGGCGCCTCCGTGGCCGCCGGCGCCTCGGTCGGCGAGGTCGAGTCGACCAAGTCCGTCTCCGACATCTACTCCCCGCTGACCGGCGAGGTCGTCGCCGTCAACGAGGCGCTCGCCGACAGCCCCGAGCTCGTCAACTCCGGCCCGTACGAGGCCGGCTGGATGATCGACCTCCGGGTGACCGACGGCGGCCTGGACGCCCTGCTCGACGCCGCGGCCTACGCCGAGCTGACGGGCGCCTGA
- a CDS encoding CDP-alcohol phosphatidyltransferase family protein, giving the protein MAAPPEDRVLTIPNLLSVLRLAGVPLFLWLLLSPGADGAPGWGDGWAVLVLAVGGFTDWLDGKLARLLGQYSRLGALLDPAVDRLYILAALVALGIREVVPWWVVVLLVARDVVLACCVLVLRGRGYGPFVVTYLGKAATFLLLYAFPLLLLGQADGVWAAIALPLGLAFAAWGTALYLWSGVLYLTQFVLAMRTGPAHPGPPPSALPSPD; this is encoded by the coding sequence GTGGCAGCCCCGCCCGAGGACCGGGTCCTGACGATCCCCAACCTGCTCAGCGTGCTGCGCCTGGCCGGGGTGCCGCTGTTCCTGTGGCTGCTGCTGTCCCCGGGAGCCGACGGCGCGCCGGGCTGGGGCGACGGCTGGGCGGTGCTGGTGCTGGCCGTCGGCGGCTTCACCGACTGGCTCGACGGCAAGCTGGCGCGGCTGCTCGGCCAGTACTCCCGGCTCGGGGCCCTGCTCGACCCGGCCGTCGACCGCCTCTACATCCTCGCCGCGCTCGTGGCGCTGGGGATCCGCGAGGTCGTCCCGTGGTGGGTGGTGGTGCTGCTCGTCGCGCGCGACGTGGTGCTCGCCTGCTGCGTGCTGGTGCTGCGCGGGCGGGGCTACGGGCCGTTCGTCGTCACCTACCTGGGCAAGGCGGCCACGTTCCTGCTGCTCTACGCGTTCCCGCTGCTGCTGCTGGGCCAGGCCGACGGGGTGTGGGCGGCGATCGCCCTCCCGTTGGGGCTCGCGTTCGCCGCCTGGGGCACGGCGCTGTACCTGTGGTCCGGGGTGCTGTACCTGACCCAGTTCGTGCTGGCGATGCGTACCGGCCCTGCCCACCCCGGGCCTCCTCCGTCGGCCCTTCCGTCCCCCGACTAA
- a CDS encoding OsmC family protein, with the protein MDTAALKAMQAPLKAQYTEDPGTALVTLKADGELDGSGIACKVRTATALSEAGLHPATGGDGTQLCSGDMLLEALVACAGVTLRAVATALDLQVSGTVHAEGDLDFRGTLGVAKDAPVGFRDIRLSFALDTTADADQIATLMKLTERYCVVLQTIVSSPNTDVTVTTA; encoded by the coding sequence ATGGACACCGCCGCCCTGAAGGCCATGCAGGCTCCGCTCAAGGCCCAGTACACCGAGGACCCCGGCACCGCGCTGGTCACGTTGAAGGCCGACGGCGAGCTCGACGGCTCCGGCATCGCCTGCAAGGTCCGCACCGCCACCGCCCTGTCGGAGGCGGGCCTGCACCCCGCCACCGGCGGTGACGGCACCCAGCTCTGCTCCGGCGACATGCTCCTCGAGGCGCTCGTCGCGTGCGCCGGGGTCACGCTCCGCGCCGTCGCGACCGCCCTGGACCTGCAGGTCTCCGGCACCGTGCACGCCGAGGGCGACCTCGACTTCCGCGGCACGCTCGGCGTCGCGAAGGACGCCCCGGTCGGCTTCCGGGACATCCGGCTGAGCTTCGCGCTCGACACCACCGCCGACGCCGACCAGATCGCCACCCTGATGAAGCTGACCGAGCGCTACTGCGTGGTGCTGCAGACCATCGTGTCCTCGCCGAACACCGACGTGACGGTGACGACTGCGTGA
- a CDS encoding acetolactate synthase large subunit, whose product MNGAGSLLRTLTGAGVDVCFANPGTSEMHFVAALDGVPEMRAVLALFEGVATGAADGYARMSGRPAAVLLHLGPGLGNGLANLHNARRAGTPVVAVVGDHALSHAPLDAPLQSDIAAVAGSVSGWVRHSGSAAEVGADAADAVAAALRGQVATLVLPADVSWGDGGRVAPPSAVPARPVADPEALRAAADALASREPAVLLIGGDALRADGLAAANRIAAATGARLLAETFPARLERGAGVAPVGRLAYLGDAARHQIGAARHLVLVGTRSPVTFFGYPGKDGDLVPDGCAVHPVVDGAGAAAAALEELADLLAPGTTAATAPAARPELPTGELTAASAAAVVGALLPEGAVVVDEAITSGAGLPAATAGAPRHDWLTLTGGAIGYGLPAATGAAVACPDRPVWCLQADGSAMYTISALWTHAREGLDVTTVIYHNSAYAILRAELAQVGATGGPATEGLLGLDRPELDFTALARGTGVPAERVTTAEGLAAALRRAAAEPGPHLIEAMVPSPV is encoded by the coding sequence GTGAACGGTGCCGGTTCGCTGCTGCGCACCCTGACCGGCGCGGGCGTCGACGTCTGCTTCGCCAACCCCGGCACGTCGGAGATGCACTTCGTCGCGGCCCTGGACGGGGTCCCGGAGATGCGGGCGGTGCTCGCGCTGTTCGAGGGCGTCGCCACCGGCGCCGCGGACGGCTACGCCCGCATGTCCGGCCGCCCCGCCGCGGTGCTGCTGCACCTGGGGCCCGGGCTGGGCAACGGGCTGGCGAACCTGCACAACGCCCGCCGCGCCGGCACGCCGGTGGTGGCGGTCGTGGGCGACCACGCGCTGTCCCACGCCCCGCTCGACGCGCCGCTGCAGTCCGACATCGCCGCGGTCGCCGGCAGCGTGTCGGGCTGGGTGCGGCACAGCGGCTCCGCCGCCGAGGTGGGGGCCGACGCGGCCGACGCGGTCGCCGCCGCGCTGCGCGGACAGGTCGCCACGCTCGTGCTGCCCGCCGACGTCAGCTGGGGCGACGGCGGGCGGGTCGCGCCGCCGTCGGCCGTCCCGGCCCGGCCGGTCGCCGATCCGGAGGCCCTGCGGGCGGCCGCCGACGCGCTCGCCTCGCGCGAGCCCGCCGTCCTGCTGATCGGCGGCGACGCGCTGCGCGCCGACGGGCTCGCCGCGGCGAACCGGATCGCCGCGGCCACCGGTGCCCGGCTGCTCGCCGAGACCTTCCCGGCCCGCCTCGAACGCGGGGCGGGCGTCGCGCCGGTGGGACGGCTCGCCTACCTCGGCGACGCCGCGCGCCACCAGATCGGGGCGGCCCGGCACCTGGTGCTCGTCGGCACCCGCTCCCCCGTCACGTTCTTCGGCTACCCGGGCAAGGACGGCGACCTGGTGCCCGACGGCTGCGCCGTGCACCCCGTCGTCGACGGGGCGGGTGCGGCCGCCGCCGCGCTGGAGGAGCTGGCCGACCTCCTCGCGCCCGGCACCACCGCCGCGACGGCCCCGGCCGCCCGGCCGGAGCTGCCCACCGGGGAGCTCACGGCGGCCTCGGCGGCCGCGGTCGTCGGCGCGCTGCTGCCGGAGGGCGCGGTCGTCGTCGACGAGGCCATCACCTCCGGCGCCGGACTGCCCGCCGCCACCGCGGGCGCGCCGCGCCACGACTGGCTCACCCTCACCGGCGGCGCCATCGGCTACGGCCTGCCCGCCGCCACCGGCGCGGCGGTCGCGTGCCCCGACCGCCCGGTCTGGTGCCTGCAGGCCGACGGCAGCGCGATGTACACGATCTCGGCGCTGTGGACCCACGCCCGTGAGGGCCTCGACGTGACGACGGTGATCTACCACAACAGCGCCTACGCCATCCTGCGCGCGGAGCTCGCGCAGGTCGGCGCCACCGGCGGGCCGGCGACCGAGGGCCTGCTCGGGCTGGACCGCCCGGAGCTCGACTTCACCGCCCTCGCCCGCGGCACGGGCGTCCCCGCGGAGCGCGTCACCACCGCCGAGGGGCTGGCCGCCGCGCTGCGCCGGGCGGCGGCCGAGCCGGGACCGCACCTGATCGAGGCGATGGTGCCGTCGCCGGTCTGA
- a CDS encoding MEDS domain-containing protein has product MTVLEDVPPVAHACAVPVGDEQLWEMTAGYLAEGIAAGERVLYFDDGRSGSLLQRLEDDRVAYRSAMRTGQFAIVPSSVTRALLSSSAGELIAAVDAVVTESLEQGYGSVRLMGDGSHGLAHDGGAMMIDYESRLDTVLGPRPGKMLCAYDRGRYPEDVLHKLREVHRHEVVAPSIYDDSLLRITGPAPSTVRVAGEIDHSNRPRIRRVLDAALDEALRSHSSSSEITLDLSSLRFLDVAGAVSLVHAAEEFPSTHTLVLTGARPGVQRLLDRCGAPFARQLRVEPRTPVDPWVPPVAGEAGAASGDAASDDAASDVTGPDDAAAAS; this is encoded by the coding sequence ATGACCGTGCTCGAGGACGTGCCGCCCGTGGCGCACGCCTGCGCGGTCCCGGTCGGCGACGAGCAGCTCTGGGAGATGACCGCCGGCTACCTCGCCGAGGGCATCGCGGCCGGGGAGCGCGTCCTCTACTTCGACGACGGGCGCTCCGGGTCCCTGCTGCAGCGCCTCGAGGACGACCGCGTCGCCTACCGCTCCGCGATGCGCACCGGCCAGTTCGCGATCGTCCCCTCCTCCGTCACCCGCGCGCTGCTGTCCTCCAGCGCGGGCGAGCTGATCGCCGCGGTCGACGCCGTCGTCACCGAGTCGCTCGAGCAGGGCTACGGGTCGGTGCGGCTGATGGGCGACGGCAGCCACGGGCTGGCGCACGACGGCGGCGCGATGATGATCGACTACGAGTCCCGGCTCGACACGGTGCTCGGCCCGCGCCCCGGCAAGATGCTGTGCGCCTACGACCGCGGCCGCTACCCCGAGGACGTGCTGCACAAGCTCCGCGAGGTGCACCGCCACGAGGTCGTCGCCCCGTCGATCTACGACGACAGCCTGCTGCGGATCACCGGACCGGCCCCGTCGACGGTGCGCGTCGCGGGCGAGATCGACCACAGCAACCGGCCCCGGATCCGGCGCGTGCTCGACGCCGCGCTCGACGAGGCGCTGCGGTCGCACTCGTCGTCGTCGGAGATCACCCTGGACCTGTCGTCGCTGCGCTTCCTCGACGTGGCCGGTGCGGTGAGCCTCGTGCACGCGGCCGAGGAGTTCCCGAGCACGCACACGCTCGTGCTGACCGGCGCCCGTCCGGGGGTCCAGCGGCTGCTCGACCGGTGCGGCGCGCCGTTCGCCCGGCAGCTGCGGGTGGAGCCCCGCACCCCGGTCGACCCGTGGGTCCCGCCCGTCGCCGGTGAGGCCGGCGCCGCATCCGGCGACGCCGCTTCCGACGACGCCGCTTCCGACGTCACCGGCCCCGACGACGCCGCGGCCGCGTCGTGA
- a CDS encoding ATP-binding protein produces the protein MRITGTPAGTAARLEHAVGYHASRTHLLGQLAPLALAAADRGEPVALAVTGDTEAALRAELGPDVALHALAPPTDAGSGQTVALQLGRQLRELTRGAGPVTLLSEHRSELDGPDGSFWTELDAAVNVALSELPVRMTCFYPEMPLHLCVLDGARENHPLVLVDGELRHNPLHRPPRDVLAGHPVAPPLLLGVPDLTVGFQSWELQEVRSAVRGIAGAAGFTDDRVDDVVLAVNEVATNAVEHGGPQAELQVWATGGGLVCEVHDAGELTDPLPGLTSPHPSEPRGRGLWIARQVCDLLHVWSDDRGTHVRVRAAP, from the coding sequence GTGAGGATCACCGGGACGCCGGCGGGCACGGCGGCCCGCCTGGAGCACGCGGTCGGCTACCACGCCTCGCGCACCCACCTGCTCGGCCAGCTGGCGCCGCTGGCGCTCGCCGCGGCCGACCGCGGCGAGCCGGTCGCGCTCGCCGTCACCGGCGACACCGAGGCCGCGCTGCGCGCCGAGCTCGGCCCGGACGTCGCGCTGCACGCGCTCGCCCCGCCCACCGACGCCGGCTCGGGCCAGACGGTGGCGCTGCAGCTGGGTCGCCAGCTGCGCGAGCTCACCCGCGGCGCGGGCCCGGTGACGCTGCTGTCGGAGCACCGGTCCGAACTGGACGGACCCGACGGCAGCTTCTGGACCGAGCTCGACGCCGCGGTCAACGTCGCGCTCTCCGAGCTGCCGGTCCGGATGACGTGCTTCTACCCGGAGATGCCGCTGCACCTGTGCGTGCTCGACGGCGCACGGGAGAACCACCCGCTCGTCCTCGTCGACGGGGAGCTCCGGCACAACCCGCTGCACCGCCCGCCCCGCGACGTGCTCGCCGGGCACCCGGTGGCGCCGCCGCTGCTGCTCGGCGTCCCCGACCTCACCGTGGGCTTCCAGTCCTGGGAGCTGCAGGAGGTGCGCAGCGCGGTGCGCGGCATCGCGGGTGCGGCCGGGTTCACCGACGACCGCGTCGACGACGTCGTGCTCGCCGTCAACGAGGTCGCCACCAACGCGGTCGAGCACGGCGGGCCGCAGGCGGAGCTGCAGGTGTGGGCCACCGGCGGCGGGCTGGTCTGCGAGGTGCACGACGCGGGCGAGCTCACCGACCCGCTGCCCGGCCTGACCTCGCCGCACCCCTCCGAGCCGCGCGGGCGCGGCCTGTGGATCGCGCGGCAGGTGTGTGACCTGCTGCACGTGTGGTCCGACGACCGCGGCACCCACGTCCGCGTCCGCGCCGCGCCGTGA
- a CDS encoding AfsR/SARP family transcriptional regulator, which translates to MPAGTSAPHRVTVLGSFTLHSHGGTVPLGVDARRVVAYLAVHPRPQRRGALAVDLWPGVPVEAAMRLLDDAVLAVDVPGLLVTDAEGALALAGDVEVDLAEAMLLLRTLPEVAAVEDPDLALLGADILPGWTASWLVVERERFRQLRLHAVEERSLRLTAAGRFDRAVALAQGAVHSAPSRETARRALIEAHLAQGNISAAVAEYDEYQELLRSSVGAAPAFSLDSLLPPTPAWPVMRARSVMPRSAVQLPGLRSVRASGTTRRLVAGGTVPGTSR; encoded by the coding sequence ATGCCCGCCGGAACGAGCGCGCCCCACCGGGTCACCGTTCTCGGCTCCTTCACCCTCCACTCGCACGGCGGCACCGTGCCCCTCGGGGTCGACGCGCGCCGCGTGGTGGCCTACCTCGCGGTGCACCCGCGGCCGCAGCGGCGCGGCGCACTGGCCGTCGACCTGTGGCCGGGCGTCCCCGTCGAGGCCGCCATGCGCCTGCTCGACGACGCCGTGCTCGCCGTCGACGTACCGGGGCTGCTGGTCACCGACGCCGAGGGCGCACTGGCCCTGGCCGGCGACGTCGAGGTCGACCTGGCCGAGGCGATGCTGCTGCTGCGCACGCTGCCCGAGGTCGCGGCCGTCGAGGACCCCGACCTGGCGCTGCTCGGCGCCGACATCCTGCCCGGCTGGACCGCGTCCTGGCTCGTCGTCGAGCGGGAGCGGTTCCGCCAGCTCCGGCTGCACGCCGTCGAGGAGCGCAGCCTGCGCCTCACCGCGGCCGGCCGCTTCGACCGGGCCGTCGCGCTCGCCCAGGGCGCCGTGCACTCGGCCCCGAGCCGGGAGACCGCCCGTCGTGCCCTCATCGAGGCGCACCTCGCGCAGGGCAACATCTCCGCGGCCGTCGCGGAGTACGACGAGTACCAGGAGCTGCTGCGCTCCAGCGTCGGCGCCGCTCCCGCGTTCTCGCTCGACTCCCTGCTGCCGCCCACGCCGGCCTGGCCGGTCATGCGGGCCCGCTCGGTGATGCCGCGGTCCGCGGTGCAGCTGCCGGGCCTGCGCTCGGTGCGGGCGTCGGGCACCACCCGCCGCCTCGTCGCCGGGGGCACGGTCCCCGGAACCTCCCGCTGA
- a CDS encoding ATP-binding protein: MEGQGGRHGAAPRLRLRHRADPTELRRIRRLVGRWASQSGVPEDVTIDLQLAVGEAVANGVEHAYGAGGDTDATVEVEMEVRTGAPDAVVVRVADHGTWRPAPASPGFRGRGLVMIDELAQRVQVLCSPAGTEVSFEIVYPA; encoded by the coding sequence ATGGAGGGCCAGGGAGGACGGCACGGTGCGGCACCCCGTCTCCGCCTGCGCCATCGCGCCGACCCGACGGAGCTCCGCCGGATCCGCCGCCTGGTCGGGCGGTGGGCCAGCCAGTCCGGGGTGCCCGAGGACGTGACCATCGACCTGCAGCTCGCCGTGGGCGAGGCGGTGGCCAACGGCGTCGAGCACGCCTACGGAGCCGGGGGCGACACCGACGCCACGGTCGAGGTCGAGATGGAGGTCCGCACCGGGGCCCCCGACGCCGTGGTGGTCCGCGTGGCCGACCACGGGACTTGGCGGCCCGCGCCGGCGTCACCCGGCTTCCGCGGACGGGGCCTGGTCATGATCGACGAGCTCGCCCAGCGCGTGCAGGTGCTGTGCTCACCCGCTGGCACCGAGGTGTCCTTCGAGATCGTCTACCCGGCCTGA
- a CDS encoding DUF4235 domain-containing protein has translation MSARRGDGSELSTLGKIAYKPFGLIFGVLGGMVASWVFGQVWKRVSDEDGTPQPLSDDYSTREVLLAATIQGAVFGLIKTAVDRYGMKGVRRFLDAPRPRPEV, from the coding sequence GTGAGCGCGCGCCGGGGCGACGGCTCCGAGCTGAGCACGCTCGGCAAGATCGCCTACAAGCCGTTCGGGCTGATCTTCGGGGTGCTCGGTGGCATGGTCGCGAGCTGGGTGTTCGGTCAGGTGTGGAAGCGCGTGTCCGACGAGGACGGCACCCCGCAGCCGTTGTCGGACGACTACAGCACCCGCGAGGTCCTGCTCGCCGCCACCATCCAGGGCGCGGTCTTCGGGCTGATCAAGACGGCGGTGGACCGCTACGGGATGAAGGGCGTGCGCCGCTTCCTCGACGCGCCCCGCCCCCGCCCGGAGGTCTGA
- a CDS encoding ChaB family protein, protein MPAEEEVPSTVERSDAKAQRTWEKTYDSALETYDGDGGRARRTAFASLKHTHEKVGDHWEPKDENGPSDEQAERGSVDTDLPTAGGVDANATKEHLLELARRLDVPGRSTMTKAELVDALQRASDRETARARRD, encoded by the coding sequence GTGCCGGCGGAGGAGGAGGTCCCGAGCACCGTCGAGCGGTCGGACGCGAAGGCGCAGCGGACGTGGGAGAAGACCTACGACTCCGCGCTGGAGACCTACGACGGCGACGGCGGGCGGGCCCGGCGCACGGCGTTCGCCTCGCTCAAGCACACCCACGAGAAGGTGGGCGACCACTGGGAGCCCAAGGACGAGAACGGCCCGTCCGACGAGCAGGCCGAGCGCGGCTCCGTCGACACCGACCTGCCCACCGCGGGCGGCGTCGACGCGAACGCGACCAAGGAGCACCTGCTCGAGCTGGCCCGCCGCCTCGACGTCCCGGGCCGGTCGACGATGACGAAGGCCGAGCTCGTCGACGCGCTGCAGCGGGCGAGCGACCGCGAAACCGCCCGGGCCCGGCGGGACTGA
- a CDS encoding enoyl-CoA hydratase/isomerase family protein translates to MSDAVEQDGRVLRARVARGRHGTLDGDALPVLADALATLDPESVGAVLLVSDGDSFCTGGDVRAFAGAEDRGAYVGDLATAFHTFLRAVVDCPVPVVAAVTGWAAGAGMSIVCAADLAVGGRGTKLRPAYPGIGFSPDGGMTWTLPRIVGAAKARHILLTDRILDAQAALDLGILATVVDDGEVRAEAEHTAHRLAQGPTLALGRIKRLLGSSPDLPLADQLDAEAAAIAASAAGAEGSEGLAAFTEKRPPSFH, encoded by the coding sequence GTGAGCGACGCGGTGGAGCAGGACGGGCGGGTGCTCCGCGCGCGGGTGGCGCGCGGGCGCCACGGCACCCTCGACGGCGACGCCCTGCCGGTGCTCGCCGACGCGCTGGCGACGCTCGACCCGGAGTCGGTCGGCGCCGTCCTGCTCGTGTCCGACGGCGACAGCTTCTGCACCGGCGGCGACGTGCGCGCGTTCGCCGGTGCCGAGGACCGCGGCGCGTACGTCGGCGACCTCGCCACCGCGTTCCACACGTTCCTGCGGGCGGTCGTGGACTGCCCGGTGCCGGTCGTCGCGGCCGTCACCGGCTGGGCCGCGGGCGCGGGCATGAGCATCGTCTGCGCCGCCGACCTCGCCGTCGGCGGGCGGGGGACGAAGCTCCGCCCGGCCTACCCCGGGATCGGGTTCTCCCCGGACGGCGGGATGACGTGGACGCTGCCCCGGATCGTCGGGGCCGCGAAGGCGCGGCACATCCTGCTCACCGACCGGATCCTCGACGCGCAGGCCGCGCTCGACCTCGGCATCCTGGCCACCGTCGTCGACGACGGGGAGGTGCGGGCCGAGGCCGAGCACACCGCGCACCGCCTCGCCCAGGGCCCGACACTGGCGCTCGGCCGGATCAAGCGGCTGCTCGGCTCGTCGCCGGACCTCCCGCTCGCCGACCAGCTCGACGCGGAGGCCGCCGCCATCGCCGCCTCCGCGGCGGGCGCGGAAGGCAGCGAGGGACTGGCGGCGTTCACCGAGAAGCGCCCGCCGTCGTTCCACTGA